A genome region from Euphorbia lathyris chromosome 4, ddEupLath1.1, whole genome shotgun sequence includes the following:
- the LOC136227668 gene encoding B3 domain-containing transcription factor VRN1-like, whose product MVSCSKNNNLFKEDQRPHFFKFILADSVHEHKEIPKKFVKRFGGHLSSPIILKAPSGQKWKVDIVKSEGAFWLQNGWKEFAEFYSLDHGYLVVFEYDKSAAEFNVIILDNTATEIEYPFTFGANVDEQQFQERKIEVVESESDVSAEILPSNANLDEQFEKPPDFATTFNTKDQAEVLQRESKTSSTNKKLIKEEKKKAVEKALSNFQPENPSFTIIIQPSYVDSFLVIPRRFAKKYINKELANIILNSVDQRTWSVEYVEIKIGGIKVARLCRGWRKFVEDNHLKVGDVCIFELINHNATTTFKVVISRENQDAKTVCQC is encoded by the exons ATGGTTTCTTGCTCTAAAAACAACAATCTGTTTAAAGAAGATCAAAGACCTCATTTTTTCAAGTTTATTCTTGCTGATTCGGTGCATGAACACAAG gaaaTTCCAAAAAAATTTGTGAAACGTTTTGGAGGCCATCTTTCAAGTCCAATAATCTTGAAGGCACCTTCTGGTCAAAAATGGAAAGTTGATATTGTCAAAAGTGAGGGCGCTTTTTGGCTGCAAAATGGATGGAAAGAGTTCGCTGAATTTTACTCACTCGATCATGGATATCTTGTAGTATTTGAATATGATAAGAGTGCCGCTGAATTCAATGTCATCATATTGGACAACACTGCCACAGAGATAGAATATCCTTTTACTTTTGGAGCTAATGTTGACGAACAACAATTTCAAGAGAGAAAAATTGAAGTTGTTGAATCAGAAAGTGATGTTTCTGCTGAAATCTTGCCATCTAATGCTAATCTTGATGAACAATTCGAAAAACCTCCGGATTTTGCAACAACATTTAATACAAAGGATCAAGCTGAAG TGCTACAAAGGGAAAGTAAGACTTCTTCAACAAACAAAAAACTgataaaggaagaaaaaaagaaggcTGTTGAAAAAGCACTGTCCAATTTCCAACCGGAAAATCCTTCATTCACGATTATAATACAACCATCCTATGTTGATAGTTTCTTG GTAATACCACGTAGGTTTGCCAAGAAATATATCAACAAAGAGCTGGCAAATATAATTCTGAATTCTGTGGACCAAAGAACTTGGTCAGTTGAATATGTGGAGATAAAAATAGGTGGAATTAAAGTAGCTAGGCTATGTCGTGGTTGGAGGAAATTTGTAGAAGATAATCATTTGAAAGTTGGCGATGTTTGTATCTTCGAATTGATTAATCACAATGCAACCACCACATTTAAAGTTGTAATTTCCAGAGAAAATCAAGATGCAAAAACCGTTTGCCAGTGTTAG